A single region of the Novosphingobium sp. genome encodes:
- the nirB gene encoding nitrite reductase large subunit NirB, with protein MNAQGSIHQREKLVVIGNGMAGCRAVEEILARDPSRYAITIFGAEPRVNYNRIMLSPVLSGEKAFDDIVINDAAWYLDNDITLVSGDAVVSIDRKAQTVTAQSGRVETYDRLLIATGSDPFIIPVPGKDLEGVVTFRDLDDVDKMLTAAQKGGHAVVIGGGLLGLEAAHGLALRGMDVTVIHLMPTLMERQLDEAAGWLLKSELERRGQTILTGADTGEILGRDGKVAGVKLKDGREIPADIVVMAVGIRPATALAKAAGLEVERGILVDDHMLTSDPAIMAVGECVQHNGACYGLVAPLWEMCRSLADSATGKPSGYSGSVTSTKLKVSGIDLFSAGDFSGGEGCEDIVMRDAAHGIYKRVIVKDNRLVGAVLYGDTADGNWYFDLLKRGEDIADIRQGLIFGQAFAMGGGASSDPHAAVAALSDDAEICGCNGVTKGMVVSTIEGGACSLDAVRSQCKASASCGSCTGLVESLLAITLGDEVKSGPRTVCKCTSFSHDDVRRLILEKELKAIPQVMQELHWTTPDGCASCRPALNYYLLCAWPGVYVDDQKSRFVNERMHANIQKDGTYSVVPRMWGGVTTPNELRAIADAADKYGARMVKVTGGQRLDLFGIKKEDLPHIWADLNAAGMVSGHAYGKSLRTVKTCVGSEWCRFGTQDSTGLGIKTEQMTWGSWMPHKFKIAVSGCPRNCAEATIKDFGVICVDSGYELHVGGNGGIHLRGTDLLCKVATEQEALDVCAAFIQLYREQAWYLERTAPWIERVGLDHVKAGLFDDPDAIASLAARFRYSQQFMQDDPWARRAAGEDSELHQHLAEFRPFPTMQIKEAAE; from the coding sequence ATGAACGCCCAAGGCAGCATCCATCAGCGCGAAAAGCTGGTCGTTATCGGCAACGGCATGGCCGGATGCCGCGCCGTGGAGGAAATTCTGGCGCGTGATCCTTCGCGCTATGCCATCACCATCTTCGGCGCCGAGCCGCGCGTGAATTACAACCGCATCATGCTCTCGCCCGTGCTCTCGGGCGAGAAGGCCTTCGACGATATCGTCATCAACGATGCGGCTTGGTACCTCGACAACGACATCACGCTGGTGTCGGGCGATGCGGTGGTTTCGATCGACCGCAAGGCCCAGACGGTGACGGCCCAGTCCGGTCGCGTCGAAACCTATGACCGCCTGCTGATCGCCACCGGCTCCGATCCCTTCATCATCCCGGTGCCGGGCAAGGATCTGGAGGGCGTGGTCACCTTCCGCGATCTCGATGACGTCGACAAGATGCTGACGGCGGCGCAGAAGGGCGGCCATGCCGTGGTCATCGGCGGCGGCCTGCTGGGGCTGGAGGCAGCCCATGGCCTCGCCCTGCGCGGCATGGATGTGACGGTGATCCATCTGATGCCCACGCTGATGGAGCGCCAGCTCGATGAGGCGGCAGGCTGGCTGCTGAAAAGCGAGCTGGAACGGCGCGGCCAGACGATCCTGACCGGGGCCGACACCGGCGAAATCCTCGGCCGCGACGGCAAGGTTGCGGGCGTGAAGCTGAAGGATGGCCGCGAGATCCCCGCCGATATCGTGGTGATGGCCGTGGGGATCCGCCCGGCCACCGCGCTGGCCAAGGCCGCCGGCCTTGAGGTTGAGCGCGGCATTCTGGTCGACGATCATATGCTCACCAGCGACCCGGCGATCATGGCCGTGGGCGAATGCGTGCAGCACAATGGCGCCTGCTATGGCCTTGTCGCGCCGCTGTGGGAGATGTGCCGCAGCCTGGCCGACAGCGCCACGGGCAAGCCCTCGGGCTACAGCGGTTCGGTGACCTCGACCAAGCTGAAGGTCTCTGGCATCGATCTGTTCTCGGCGGGCGATTTCAGCGGCGGCGAAGGCTGCGAGGACATCGTCATGCGCGATGCCGCCCATGGCATCTACAAGCGCGTGATCGTGAAAGACAACCGGCTGGTCGGCGCCGTGCTCTATGGCGATACGGCGGATGGCAACTGGTATTTCGACCTGCTCAAGCGCGGCGAGGACATTGCCGACATCCGTCAGGGGCTGATCTTCGGTCAGGCCTTCGCCATGGGCGGCGGCGCGTCCAGCGACCCGCATGCCGCCGTCGCGGCCCTGTCGGATGATGCCGAGATCTGCGGCTGCAACGGTGTGACCAAGGGCATGGTCGTCTCCACCATCGAGGGCGGCGCCTGTTCGCTCGATGCGGTGCGCAGCCAATGCAAGGCCAGCGCTTCCTGCGGCTCCTGCACGGGTCTGGTGGAAAGCCTGCTGGCGATCACGCTGGGCGATGAGGTGAAGTCGGGCCCCAGGACGGTCTGCAAATGCACCAGCTTTTCCCATGATGATGTCCGCCGCCTGATCCTTGAAAAGGAACTGAAGGCCATTCCGCAGGTCATGCAGGAACTGCACTGGACCACGCCCGATGGCTGCGCCTCCTGCCGCCCGGCGCTCAACTATTACCTGCTGTGCGCCTGGCCGGGCGTCTATGTCGATGACCAGAAGAGCCGCTTCGTCAACGAGCGCATGCATGCCAACATCCAGAAGGACGGCACCTATTCGGTCGTCCCGCGCATGTGGGGCGGTGTGACCACCCCCAATGAATTGCGCGCCATCGCCGACGCCGCCGACAAATATGGCGCCCGCATGGTGAAGGTGACGGGCGGCCAGCGGCTCGACCTGTTCGGCATCAAGAAGGAGGATTTGCCCCATATCTGGGCCGATCTGAACGCTGCGGGGATGGTCTCGGGCCATGCCTATGGCAAGTCGCTGCGCACGGTGAAGACCTGTGTGGGGTCTGAATGGTGCCGTTTCGGCACGCAGGATTCCACAGGGCTGGGCATCAAGACCGAGCAGATGACCTGGGGAAGCTGGATGCCTCACAAATTCAAGATCGCGGTCAGCGGCTGCCCACGCAATTGCGCCGAGGCGACGATCAAGGACTTCGGCGTGATCTGTGTCGACAGCGGCTATGAACTGCATGTCGGCGGCAATGGCGGCATCCATCTGCGCGGCACCGACCTGCTGTGCAAGGTGGCGACCGAGCAGGAGGCGCTCGATGTCTGCGCCGCCTTCATCCAGCTTTACCGCGAGCAGGCCTGGTATCTGGAACGCACCGCGCCATGGATCGAGCGTGTCGGGCTCGATCATGTGAAGGCGGGCCTGTTCGATGACCCCGATGCCATCGCCAGCCTCGCCGCCCGTTTCCGCTATTCGCAGCAATTCATGCAGGATGACCCATGGGCGCGCCGCGCCGCTGGCGAGGACTCCGAACTGCACCAGCATCTGGCGGAGTTCCGCCCCTTTCCCACCATGCAGATCAAGGAGGCCGCGGAATGA
- a CDS encoding alginate export family protein: MKSFRTQAAMIALTGLLGMAQSARADTAPAQSHVGDPISIGDGVSFDPMLDARLRWEDVDAGTKSADAVTLRTRLGFEVKDTHSHLGFLAEAVGTLALDKDYSAFPFAVANNDQYRPALATVADPQTLGLNRLQLQYATKALTLTLGRQRINLDDQRFVGSVGWRQNEQVFDAVRGQVHQGVFDLDATYAIQQHSIYGAYGNPRDYYSGRFVFVNGGVKDGPISLKGFAYLLDYDKTGFINLPSTRGQLDSSQTYGMRFATLLPLSRTVSLGLTGSFARQSNYGNNTRAYNVKYYLGDAALTAHNQTLNAGYELMGADANAVGGTWSMQTPMATLHKFDGWADVFLTTPNAGLGDSYVGLSGKFPKVKALPGLNYAVSYHWFGSDVGNVKFGDEVDASVGFRTRRVNWLVKYASYVAKGFGTDTKKFWLEADYAF, encoded by the coding sequence ATGAAGAGTTTCAGAACGCAAGCCGCGATGATCGCCCTGACCGGCCTGCTGGGCATGGCTCAATCGGCGCGGGCCGATACGGCCCCGGCGCAGTCGCATGTCGGAGATCCGATCAGCATTGGCGATGGTGTCAGTTTCGATCCCATGCTGGATGCCCGGCTGCGTTGGGAGGATGTCGATGCGGGCACGAAATCCGCCGATGCCGTCACCTTGCGCACTCGTCTGGGCTTCGAGGTGAAGGACACGCACAGCCATCTGGGCTTTCTGGCCGAGGCGGTGGGGACGCTTGCGCTCGACAAGGATTACAGCGCCTTTCCCTTTGCCGTGGCCAACAACGATCAATATCGCCCGGCGCTGGCCACCGTTGCCGATCCGCAGACCCTGGGGCTCAACCGGCTGCAACTGCAATATGCCACCAAGGCGCTGACCCTCACGCTGGGGCGTCAGCGCATCAATCTGGACGATCAGCGTTTCGTCGGCTCGGTGGGCTGGCGGCAGAATGAGCAGGTCTTCGACGCCGTGCGCGGGCAGGTGCATCAGGGCGTGTTCGATCTGGATGCGACTTATGCCATCCAGCAGCATTCGATCTATGGCGCCTATGGCAACCCGCGTGATTATTATTCGGGGCGCTTCGTCTTTGTGAACGGCGGGGTGAAGGATGGGCCGATCTCCTTGAAAGGCTTTGCCTATCTGCTCGATTACGACAAGACCGGCTTTATCAACCTGCCAAGCACGCGCGGTCAGCTCGACAGTTCGCAGACCTATGGCATGCGTTTCGCGACGCTGCTGCCTCTGAGCAGGACCGTCTCGCTGGGGCTGACCGGCAGCTTTGCCCGCCAGTCAAATTACGGCAACAACACGCGGGCCTATAATGTGAAATACTACCTGGGCGATGCCGCGCTGACGGCCCACAACCAGACCCTCAACGCCGGTTATGAGCTGATGGGCGCCGATGCCAATGCGGTGGGCGGCACATGGTCGATGCAGACGCCGATGGCGACGCTTCACAAATTCGATGGCTGGGCGGATGTGTTTCTGACCACGCCCAACGCGGGCCTTGGCGACAGCTATGTCGGCCTGTCGGGCAAATTTCCCAAGGTGAAGGCGCTGCCGGGGCTCAACTACGCCGTCAGCTATCACTGGTTCGGGTCCGACGTGGGCAATGTCAAATTCGGCGATGAGGTGGACGCCTCGGTGGGCTTCCGCACGCGCAGGGTCAACTGGCTGGTGAAATATGCCAGCTATGTCGCCAAGGGCTTCGGCACCGACACGAAGAAATTCTGGCTGGAGGCTGATTACGCTTTTTGA